From one Haloferax marinisediminis genomic stretch:
- a CDS encoding DUF5808 domain-containing protein, with protein MADKPQSGTLFGIPYNFERPSAGRLLSSYWQPGKGMLVEKPFGIGYTLNLASWRSWLVLLVAGGLLWNERQSREKKEEAAEADDGPVEVIVD; from the coding sequence ATGGCAGACAAACCTCAAAGTGGAACGCTCTTCGGCATCCCCTACAACTTCGAGCGCCCGAGCGCGGGGCGACTCCTGTCGTCGTACTGGCAACCGGGTAAAGGCATGCTCGTCGAGAAGCCGTTCGGCATCGGCTACACGCTGAACCTCGCGAGCTGGCGCTCGTGGCTCGTCCTCCTCGTCGCCGGCGGCCTCCTCTGGAACGAGCGCCAGAGCCGCGAGAAGAAAGAAGAAGCAGCAGAAGCCGACGATGGCCCCGTGGAAGTCATCGTCGACTAA
- a CDS encoding bifunctional N(6)-L-threonylcarbamoyladenine synthase/serine/threonine protein kinase: MRILGIEGTAWAASAAVFETDDPDALRVGTDRTPDPSADHIFIESNPYQPDSGGIHPREAAEHMGSAIPEVVEVALGHAAERHDGDGPVVDAVAFSRGPGLGPCLRIVGTAARSVAQTLDVPLVGVNHMVAHLEIGRYQSGFESPVCLNASGANAHLLGYHNGRYRVLGETMDTGVGNAIDKFTRHVGWKHPGGPKVEAAAKDGEYVDLPYVVKGMDFSFSGIMSAAKDEADAGTPVEDISAGLQETIFGMLTEVAERALSLTGTDELVLGGGVGNNARLREMLAEMCDQRGAKFHAPEPRFLGDNAGMIALCGARMFAAGDTLPVEDSAVDPNFRPDQVDVTWRGTDESVARAYTDDGEIRGAEATVDIGADDVVKRRVPKTYRHPELDDKLRRERTKAEARLVSDARRAGVRTPIIHDIDPVEGVITFQKVGDADLAERLEPEAVRIVGEYLARIHEAGMVHGDPTTRNVRVGTGPDGETQVHLIDFGLGYHTGHVEDHAMDLHVFAQSVEGTADDAAPLVDALEAGYESVGSPEVIARLRQVESRGRYR; this comes from the coding sequence ATGCGCATTCTCGGAATCGAAGGTACTGCTTGGGCCGCGAGCGCAGCGGTTTTCGAGACGGACGACCCCGACGCCCTCCGCGTGGGGACCGACCGAACACCGGACCCCTCTGCAGACCACATCTTCATCGAATCGAACCCCTACCAGCCGGACAGCGGCGGCATCCACCCGCGCGAGGCGGCCGAACACATGGGCAGTGCCATCCCCGAAGTGGTCGAAGTCGCGCTCGGCCACGCCGCCGAGCGACACGACGGTGACGGCCCTGTCGTCGACGCTGTAGCGTTCTCTCGCGGGCCGGGGCTCGGTCCGTGTCTCCGTATCGTCGGCACTGCGGCCCGGTCTGTGGCCCAGACGCTCGACGTCCCACTCGTCGGCGTCAACCACATGGTCGCTCACCTCGAAATCGGGCGCTACCAGTCTGGGTTCGAGTCACCCGTCTGTCTGAACGCCTCGGGCGCGAACGCGCACCTGCTCGGCTACCACAACGGCCGGTACCGCGTCCTCGGCGAGACGATGGACACCGGCGTGGGCAACGCTATCGACAAGTTCACCCGCCACGTCGGGTGGAAACACCCCGGCGGCCCGAAAGTCGAAGCGGCTGCCAAAGACGGCGAGTACGTCGATTTACCGTACGTCGTCAAGGGGATGGACTTCTCGTTCTCGGGCATCATGAGCGCCGCGAAGGACGAAGCGGACGCCGGCACACCCGTCGAAGACATCTCCGCCGGGTTGCAAGAGACCATCTTCGGCATGCTCACGGAAGTCGCCGAACGCGCGCTCTCGCTCACGGGGACGGACGAACTCGTTCTCGGCGGCGGCGTCGGGAACAACGCTCGCCTTCGCGAGATGCTCGCCGAGATGTGCGACCAGCGCGGCGCGAAATTCCACGCACCCGAACCGCGGTTCCTCGGTGACAACGCCGGGATGATTGCCCTCTGCGGCGCGCGGATGTTCGCCGCGGGCGACACGCTCCCAGTCGAAGACTCCGCCGTCGACCCGAACTTCCGCCCCGACCAGGTCGACGTGACGTGGCGCGGCACCGACGAATCCGTCGCTCGTGCCTACACAGACGACGGTGAGATTCGTGGGGCTGAAGCGACAGTCGACATCGGCGCCGACGACGTCGTGAAGCGCCGTGTCCCGAAGACGTACCGACACCCGGAACTCGACGACAAACTCCGCAGAGAGCGGACGAAGGCCGAAGCACGGTTGGTGAGTGACGCCCGCCGCGCCGGCGTTCGGACGCCCATCATCCACGACATCGACCCCGTCGAAGGTGTCATCACCTTCCAGAAAGTCGGCGACGCAGACCTCGCAGAACGACTCGAACCAGAGGCGGTTCGCATCGTCGGCGAGTACCTCGCGCGAATCCACGAGGCGGGCATGGTCCACGGCGACCCGACGACTCGGAACGTCCGCGTCGGGACCGGGCCCGACGGAGAGACGCAAGTCCACCTCATCGACTTCGGACTCGGATACCACACTGGTCACGTCGAAGACCACGCGATGGACCTCCACGTGTTCGCCCAGAGCGTCGAAGGCACCGCGGACGACGCCGCGCCGCTGGTCGACGCGCTCGAAGCAGGCTACGAATCTGTCGGGTCACCAGAAGTCATCGCTCGCCTCCGGCAAGTCGAGTCGCGCGGGCGGTACCGGTAA
- a CDS encoding 30S ribosomal protein S24e has product MEIEIISEEENPMLHRSDVRFEIVHEEATPSRLSVRDSLAAKLNKDSDEVVVHELDTKFGMRKTAGYAKVYESPEFARDVEQEHMLERNKITDAEVEAEEA; this is encoded by the coding sequence ATGGAAATCGAAATCATCTCCGAGGAGGAGAACCCCATGTTGCACCGCTCGGACGTTCGCTTCGAGATCGTCCACGAGGAAGCGACGCCCTCCCGTCTGTCGGTTCGCGACTCTCTCGCGGCCAAGCTGAACAAGGACTCTGACGAAGTCGTCGTCCACGAACTCGACACGAAGTTCGGCATGCGCAAGACCGCTGGCTACGCGAAGGTCTACGAGAGCCCCGAGTTCGCCCGCGACGTCGAACAGGAACACATGCTCGAACGCAACAAGATTACCGACGCCGAAGTCGAGGCCGAAGAGGCCTAA
- a CDS encoding GTP-dependent dephospho-CoA kinase family protein, translating to MLTLPTALRAAFKEPFGPVYTDAEALLADASSEETNAPLVAVGDVVTFYLRRAERPPDVAVVDGKTKREAVSDEIRRAVETGRLVEVTNEPGTISRDLVAALVDALAADGPTTLLVDGEEDLATLPAVLAAPLGSTVVYGQPDEGMVRITVDEAAKTEMRDLLFQFDGDTETVLAPIEA from the coding sequence ATGCTCACCCTGCCGACGGCGCTCCGCGCAGCGTTCAAAGAGCCGTTCGGCCCCGTCTACACGGACGCCGAGGCACTCCTCGCAGACGCATCGAGCGAGGAGACGAACGCACCACTCGTCGCCGTCGGCGACGTCGTCACCTTCTACCTCCGTCGCGCCGAGCGACCGCCGGACGTCGCAGTCGTCGACGGCAAGACCAAGCGAGAGGCCGTCAGCGACGAGATTCGTCGCGCGGTCGAGACGGGTCGCCTCGTCGAGGTCACCAACGAACCGGGCACGATTTCGCGTGACCTCGTCGCGGCACTCGTCGACGCACTCGCCGCAGACGGACCGACGACCCTCCTCGTCGACGGCGAAGAGGACCTCGCGACGCTTCCTGCGGTTCTCGCCGCACCACTCGGGTCGACTGTCGTGTACGGCCAACCAGACGAGGGAATGGTCCGCATCACCGTCGACGAGGCGGCCAAGACGGAGATGCGCGACCTGCTCTTCCAATTCGACGGCGATACCGAGACGGTTCTTGCCCCTATCGAGGCCTGA
- the spt4 gene encoding transcription elongation factor subunit Spt4 — MAKKRLACRECHFVNEPDKQTCENCGSSSLTEDWAGYVVITHPEQSEIATEMKVTEPGGYALKVR, encoded by the coding sequence ATGGCGAAGAAGCGCCTCGCCTGCCGAGAGTGTCACTTCGTCAACGAACCCGACAAACAGACGTGTGAGAACTGCGGGTCGAGCAGTCTCACCGAAGACTGGGCGGGCTACGTCGTCATCACCCACCCCGAACAGAGCGAAATCGCCACGGAGATGAAAGTCACCGAACCCGGCGGTTACGCCCTCAAGGTCCGCTGA
- a CDS encoding DNA-directed RNA polymerase: protein MYKRVRLKDTVEVPPRHLGDVTPERVKRLLQDKLEGRMDEDVGSVVSVVNVHDIGEGTVLPNRPGVYYEAEFDAITYDPDMQEVVDGIVVEVVEFGAFVGIGPVDGLLHVSQISDEYLAYDGENQQLASTESNQTLAVDDEVRARIVTKSIDERNPRDSKIGLTAKQPGLGKHGWLEKKRQQSEASAEGN, encoded by the coding sequence ATGTACAAACGGGTACGACTCAAAGACACAGTCGAAGTCCCGCCACGCCACCTGGGCGATGTGACGCCCGAGCGGGTCAAGCGACTGTTGCAGGACAAACTGGAAGGACGGATGGACGAAGACGTTGGAAGCGTCGTGAGCGTCGTGAACGTCCACGACATCGGTGAGGGCACCGTGTTGCCCAACCGCCCCGGCGTCTACTACGAAGCCGAGTTCGACGCGATCACCTACGACCCAGACATGCAGGAGGTCGTCGACGGGATCGTGGTCGAAGTCGTCGAGTTCGGTGCCTTCGTCGGCATCGGACCGGTCGACGGACTGCTCCACGTCTCGCAGATTTCCGACGAATACCTCGCCTACGACGGCGAGAACCAGCAGCTCGCGTCGACCGAGTCCAACCAGACGCTCGCCGTGGACGACGAGGTCCGCGCCCGCATCGTCACGAAGAGTATCGACGAGCGCAACCCGCGCGACTCGAAGATTGGCCTCACCGCGAAACAGCCGGGGCTCGGCAAGCACGGCTGGCTCGAGAAGAAGCGCCAGCAGAGCGAGGCCTCGGCGGAGGGTAACTGA
- a CDS encoding DUF188 domain-containing protein: MDTNALMMPVELDVRVFDELDRLLAADADLVVPTAVLDELEKLSTGGGTEAIAASVGVDLATRCRAVETEESYADDAIVELAESGETDYVVTNDKPLRDRVLECGIPVIGIRGHATLAVTEP; this comes from the coding sequence ATGGACACGAACGCACTCATGATGCCGGTCGAACTCGACGTTCGCGTGTTCGACGAACTCGACCGGTTACTCGCGGCCGACGCGGACCTCGTCGTCCCCACGGCCGTCCTCGACGAGCTGGAGAAGCTCTCGACGGGCGGCGGGACCGAGGCCATCGCCGCGAGCGTGGGTGTGGACCTAGCGACTCGGTGCCGTGCGGTCGAAACCGAGGAATCGTACGCCGACGACGCAATCGTCGAACTCGCCGAATCGGGCGAGACGGACTACGTCGTCACGAACGACAAGCCCCTCCGTGACAGGGTGCTCGAATGCGGGATTCCCGTCATCGGCATCCGGGGGCACGCCACACTGGCGGTCACGGAACCTTAA
- a CDS encoding translation initiation factor IF-2 subunit gamma, protein MVTKNPQQPEVNIGLVGHVDHGKTTLVQALSGSWTDQHSEEMKRGISIRLGYADATFRKIPGADAPECYTVEEETEDGDETEVLRTVSFVDAPGHETLMATMLSGAAIMDGAVLLVSATEDVPQAQTAEHLMALDIIGIENIVIAQNKVDLVDRERAVDNYEQIKEFVKGTVAEDAPIVPISAQQEVNLDVLIEAIEENIPTPDRDETEDSRMFVARSFDINRPGTTWEGLMGGVIGGSVVAGKLEEGDELELRPGREVDEEGQTEWRSITTEIRSLQAGGNMVDEVQPGGLCGVGTGLDPSVTKGDALAGQVAGKPGTLPPTREEFTMDVDLLDRVVGSEDDSVDEISTGEPLMLTVGTATTVGAVTSARSGEAEVKLKRPVCAAEGAKIAINRRVGARWRLIGIGTLK, encoded by the coding sequence ATGGTGACGAAAAATCCACAGCAACCGGAGGTGAACATCGGACTCGTCGGTCACGTCGACCACGGAAAGACGACGCTCGTCCAGGCGTTGTCTGGGTCGTGGACGGACCAACACTCCGAGGAGATGAAGCGCGGTATCTCCATCCGCCTCGGCTACGCCGACGCGACGTTCCGAAAGATTCCCGGTGCCGATGCACCGGAGTGCTACACAGTCGAAGAAGAGACCGAAGACGGCGACGAAACTGAGGTCCTGCGTACCGTCTCGTTCGTCGACGCGCCCGGTCACGAGACGCTCATGGCGACGATGCTCTCTGGAGCGGCCATCATGGACGGCGCCGTTCTTCTCGTCAGCGCCACCGAAGATGTCCCCCAGGCGCAGACGGCAGAGCACCTGATGGCGCTCGATATCATCGGTATCGAGAACATCGTCATCGCGCAGAACAAGGTCGACCTCGTCGACCGCGAACGGGCGGTCGACAACTACGAACAGATCAAGGAGTTCGTGAAGGGAACGGTCGCCGAAGACGCACCGATCGTCCCCATCAGCGCCCAGCAAGAGGTCAACCTCGACGTTCTCATCGAGGCAATCGAGGAGAACATCCCGACCCCGGACCGCGACGAGACCGAAGACAGCCGAATGTTCGTCGCACGCAGCTTCGACATCAACCGCCCGGGGACGACCTGGGAGGGTCTCATGGGCGGCGTCATCGGCGGCAGCGTCGTCGCCGGGAAACTCGAAGAGGGCGACGAACTCGAACTCCGTCCCGGCCGCGAAGTCGACGAAGAAGGCCAGACCGAGTGGCGCTCCATCACGACCGAGATTCGGTCGCTGCAAGCGGGCGGCAACATGGTCGACGAAGTCCAGCCCGGTGGTCTCTGTGGTGTCGGAACCGGCCTCGACCCGAGTGTCACGAAAGGTGACGCGCTCGCAGGACAGGTCGCCGGCAAGCCCGGCACGCTCCCACCGACGCGCGAGGAGTTCACGATGGACGTGGACCTGCTCGACCGCGTCGTCGGCAGCGAAGACGACAGCGTCGACGAGATTTCGACTGGCGAACCGCTGATGCTCACCGTCGGCACCGCGACCACCGTCGGTGCGGTGACGAGTGCGCGCAGCGGCGAGGCAGAAGTTAAGCTCAAGCGCCCAGTCTGTGCGGCAGAGGGTGCGAAGATAGCAATCAACCGTCGTGTTGGCGCTCGCTGGCGCCTCATCGGTATCGGGACGCTCAAGTGA
- a CDS encoding DUF6517 family protein encodes MSGQDDADRRLGRRTYLGVAASAGLAGLAGCSSGSTATAARGPPKVPESKLDEGGWEQVDEQTRDPAFEQSFGPVSVSAAFRTLVFEDIELATELKEKTLGQAEGQFSMFFATRVTLDPSLATLPDAARGPVVEQVETQAREQFESQLESAGLTDIEQASSGSLTVETGETARVTNYSAAFPFEGITFPLTEEKQLEIDGKKLGVSGLLAVWEHDGSILIAGGAHPGENLDLGVTKEPTSAIEVSVDIDLGLTPDAYREELRSLVTAVE; translated from the coding sequence ATGTCCGGGCAGGACGACGCAGACAGGCGGTTAGGGCGACGGACCTACCTCGGCGTGGCAGCGAGTGCAGGACTCGCGGGTCTCGCAGGGTGCAGTTCTGGGAGTACGGCCACCGCAGCGCGCGGCCCACCGAAGGTACCAGAGTCGAAACTCGACGAGGGCGGGTGGGAACAGGTCGACGAACAGACTCGTGACCCAGCGTTCGAGCAGTCGTTCGGGCCAGTGAGCGTCTCGGCGGCGTTTCGGACGCTCGTCTTCGAAGACATCGAACTGGCGACCGAGTTGAAAGAGAAGACGCTCGGACAGGCCGAAGGCCAGTTCTCGATGTTCTTCGCCACGCGCGTGACGCTCGACCCGAGTCTGGCGACGCTCCCTGACGCAGCACGGGGACCAGTGGTCGAACAGGTCGAAACACAAGCGCGCGAACAGTTCGAATCGCAGTTGGAGTCTGCCGGCCTCACAGACATCGAACAGGCGTCGTCGGGGTCGCTGACCGTCGAGACGGGCGAAACTGCGCGAGTGACCAACTACAGCGCCGCGTTCCCGTTCGAAGGCATCACGTTCCCACTGACCGAGGAGAAACAGCTAGAAATCGACGGGAAGAAACTCGGCGTGAGCGGCCTCCTGGCCGTGTGGGAACACGACGGCTCGATTCTCATCGCAGGTGGTGCACACCCCGGCGAGAACCTCGATTTGGGCGTGACCAAAGAGCCCACCTCGGCCATCGAGGTGTCGGTCGATATCGACCTCGGACTCACCCCAGACGCCTACCGCGAGGAGCTTCGGTCGCTCGTCACGGCAGTCGAGTGA
- a CDS encoding DUF5787 family protein, translated as MPAPVSSPSEFAFELALCAHLEQTTDWLPARQLGASVASPGSRIIDICAVVPGPEFDDRTRISARDIPATAIESDVGVGRAVFWRDAFDCHPARARRATDRAVEAGFLESERRRGREYVRRATRYPDEWFSRLVGIENKPDLGEPGDLLRQLRLDVSLSLFDEVVLATESYVTGAHLNRIPEEVGVWRFDPETGEREVVREADTLAADAIGVEPVEYESLHTDVALVSPADKRTARLRLAERAYGKGWRRYDLPGCAHASVDSDGRPVCEHFGRVVDPGSECGSTCGGFTPADAPAFDREGLRASRTGWVADPHGVARRQSGLDRFS; from the coding sequence GTGCCCGCACCGGTCTCGTCGCCGTCGGAGTTCGCCTTCGAACTGGCACTCTGTGCCCACCTCGAACAGACGACAGACTGGCTTCCCGCCCGCCAACTCGGCGCGTCCGTCGCCTCGCCGGGGAGTCGAATCATCGATATCTGTGCCGTCGTCCCCGGCCCCGAATTCGACGACCGAACGCGCATCTCTGCACGCGACATCCCCGCGACGGCCATCGAGAGCGATGTCGGCGTCGGCCGTGCAGTCTTCTGGCGCGACGCGTTCGACTGTCACCCTGCCCGTGCCCGACGCGCGACAGACCGTGCCGTCGAGGCTGGCTTCCTCGAATCAGAACGTCGCCGCGGCCGAGAGTACGTCCGCCGTGCGACCCGCTACCCAGACGAGTGGTTCTCTCGCCTCGTCGGCATCGAGAACAAACCGGACCTCGGCGAACCCGGCGACCTCTTGCGGCAACTCCGTCTCGACGTGAGTCTCTCGCTCTTCGACGAAGTCGTCCTCGCCACGGAGAGTTACGTCACGGGCGCGCACCTGAACCGTATCCCAGAGGAGGTTGGCGTCTGGCGCTTCGACCCCGAGACGGGCGAGCGAGAAGTCGTCCGCGAGGCCGACACACTCGCCGCCGACGCAATCGGTGTCGAACCCGTCGAGTACGAATCGCTCCACACTGACGTCGCACTCGTCTCTCCTGCCGACAAACGAACCGCTCGCCTCCGACTCGCAGAACGCGCCTACGGAAAGGGCTGGCGGCGATACGACCTTCCGGGGTGCGCCCACGCCAGCGTCGATTCCGATGGCCGACCAGTCTGCGAACACTTCGGCCGCGTCGTCGACCCGGGGTCTGAGTGCGGAAGCACGTGCGGCGGATTCACGCCGGCAGATGCGCCAGCATTCGACCGAGAAGGACTCCGAGCGTCTCGAACTGGGTGGGTCGCAGACCCGCACGGCGTCGCTCGAAGACAGTCGGGTCTCGACCGCTTTTCGTAG
- a CDS encoding MBL fold metallo-hydrolase produces MRVTLLGTGDTTGTPTVGCDCDTCREARERGIERTRFSVHVYNERTDESLLVDFSPDFRHQFLTQETPLPDAALVTHIHFDHLDGLGNVYRLLDHLDVHATDEVDPLTDESVADTIRSKFDYLDRIDVHDQTPLESFRTCGFDVTFVPVVHPPLLCYGVAIEDPETGAKLSISGDSTYAIPEESRAVLADPDLLLAEAIVPASLCEYHPAGGDDFDENGVPRTFGTKHMTREGAISLGEDLNADVTRLVHVAHYYPPDEAFEEPLATDGEVYEL; encoded by the coding sequence ATGCGTGTGACCCTCCTCGGGACGGGCGATACGACCGGCACGCCGACTGTCGGGTGCGACTGCGACACCTGTCGCGAGGCCCGCGAGCGCGGCATCGAGCGGACGCGTTTCTCGGTCCACGTCTACAACGAGCGAACAGACGAATCGCTCCTCGTGGACTTCAGTCCCGACTTCCGCCACCAGTTTCTCACACAGGAGACGCCGCTTCCCGACGCGGCCCTGGTTACCCACATCCATTTCGACCATTTAGACGGCCTCGGCAACGTCTACCGCCTGCTCGACCACCTCGACGTGCACGCGACAGACGAAGTCGACCCGCTGACCGACGAGAGCGTCGCGGACACGATTCGCTCGAAGTTCGACTACTTAGACCGTATCGACGTTCACGACCAGACGCCCCTCGAATCGTTCCGCACTTGCGGGTTCGACGTGACGTTCGTCCCCGTCGTCCACCCGCCGCTTCTGTGCTACGGCGTCGCCATCGAAGACCCCGAAACGGGTGCAAAACTCTCTATCTCCGGCGATTCGACCTATGCGATTCCCGAGGAGTCGCGGGCGGTCCTCGCCGACCCCGACCTTCTCCTCGCGGAGGCAATCGTCCCCGCGTCGCTGTGTGAGTATCACCCTGCCGGCGGCGACGACTTCGACGAGAACGGCGTCCCGCGAACGTTCGGCACGAAGCACATGACCAGAGAAGGAGCGATTTCGCTCGGCGAAGACCTGAACGCCGACGTGACCCGCCTCGTCCACGTCGCCCACTACTACCCGCCGGACGAGGCGTTCGAAGAGCCGTTGGCGACTGACGGTGAAGTGTACGAGTTGTAG
- a CDS encoding ATP-binding protein, whose amino-acid sequence MSERALEVVEFLLTAHLYTDDRTLDENDLPPRYRRVFWADAADDDDSSTGGIERPLVVTDTIARKATGVEHPWDAISDLMFTQREDFSGRLSLTQPEMALEWFVKRADHDQLVTNPTIAKSVEDRDDVDVTHAEARDHTRPIHADRVWIDSLLDEYFDDEEDAEMLDLVQVRAPEEIEMTLEDLVLTTDQEGEIHKLMKAIEHREYLAQIGLREIGKILFVGPPGTGKTTVTRALAHELGLPFVEVKLSMITSQYLGETAKNVEKTFEVAKRLSPCILFIDEFDSVAKTRRSDEHAALKRAVNTLLKSIDDISLIRDEVILIGATNHPDQLDSAAWRRFDEIVNFPKPDRGMRADILRVITNRMKIDEFDPEAIADVTEGLTGSDLRLVLREAVLEALTEERMELTQDDLLEAVADFEERDNLKNLDMMSDSSELVAGSGDGHDHSHDDHDHDHDHADEHEGETQKDAGAAQ is encoded by the coding sequence ATGAGTGAACGGGCGCTCGAGGTTGTCGAATTTCTGCTGACGGCCCACCTTTACACCGACGACCGAACGCTTGACGAGAACGACCTTCCCCCGCGGTATCGGCGTGTCTTCTGGGCAGACGCCGCCGATGACGACGATTCGTCGACGGGCGGCATCGAGCGACCGCTCGTGGTAACCGACACGATTGCGCGGAAGGCGACAGGAGTCGAACACCCTTGGGACGCGATTTCGGACCTCATGTTCACCCAACGTGAGGACTTCTCTGGCCGCCTCTCGCTGACGCAACCCGAGATGGCGCTGGAGTGGTTCGTCAAACGTGCCGACCACGACCAGTTGGTGACGAACCCGACGATTGCGAAGTCGGTCGAAGACCGCGACGACGTGGACGTGACACACGCTGAGGCACGAGACCACACGCGACCGATCCACGCCGACCGCGTGTGGATAGACAGCCTCCTCGACGAGTACTTCGACGACGAGGAAGACGCAGAGATGCTCGACCTCGTGCAGGTCCGCGCACCCGAGGAAATCGAGATGACGCTCGAAGACCTCGTGCTCACGACCGACCAGGAAGGCGAGATTCACAAGCTCATGAAGGCCATCGAACACCGCGAGTACCTCGCGCAGATTGGCCTCCGTGAGATTGGGAAGATTCTCTTCGTCGGTCCGCCGGGAACCGGGAAGACGACCGTCACCCGTGCCCTCGCACACGAACTCGGACTCCCCTTCGTCGAGGTCAAACTCTCGATGATTACGAGTCAGTACCTCGGTGAGACGGCCAAGAACGTCGAGAAGACGTTCGAAGTCGCCAAGCGACTCTCGCCGTGTATCCTCTTCATCGACGAGTTCGACTCGGTCGCCAAGACCCGGCGGTCGGACGAACACGCCGCGCTCAAGCGCGCCGTCAACACACTCTTGAAGAGCATCGACGACATCTCGCTGATTCGCGACGAGGTCATCCTCATCGGGGCGACGAACCACCCCGACCAGCTCGACTCCGCTGCGTGGCGGCGCTTCGACGAAATCGTCAACTTCCCCAAACCGGACCGTGGCATGCGCGCGGACATCCTGCGCGTCATCACGAACCGGATGAAAATCGACGAGTTCGACCCCGAGGCCATCGCCGACGTGACGGAAGGGCTCACCGGTTCTGACCTCCGACTCGTGCTTCGTGAGGCCGTCCTCGAAGCCCTCACCGAAGAGCGGATGGAACTCACACAGGACGACCTGCTCGAAGCAGTCGCCGACTTCGAAGAGCGTGACAACCTGAAGAACCTCGACATGATGTCGGACTCGTCGGAACTCGTCGCCGGGTCAGGCGATGGACACGACCACAGTCACGACGATCACGACCACGACCACGACCACGCCGACGAACACGAAGGCGAGACGCAGAAGGACGCCGGCGCAGCGCAGTAA